TTCAACTCCTTCAATACCGTGTCGAATGCTGGCAGGACCGTGAGCTGGTGCGCCAACCCGCGCTCCCAGAATCGTTCGGCCTCCGCCAACTGCTCTGTATTGAAGAAGTCTTCTACCTTAGGCTCGGGAATATCCTTGGAATGACACTTCTTCAAAAAAACATCCTTTGTACGCTGGTGGTCGAAATCCTTGCCATACTCCTTGAGGAGTATCCAGACGTCGTAGTAGTCTCTGCTCTTCCCGCGCTGGAGAATGCTTCTGAGTTTCTCCGCCACGACCTCCTCAAGTGCATAGGTGGGTAATGACGCGGGGATATCGTCCGCGTATTCCTGAACCACATTCAAATTTGGTGTCGGAAGAACGATCTCCTCGTTAAGCGCGATATCGACTCGAATATTGTTCTTCTGCCCGCTTGACTGACGCAACGGCCCATCGTAGCTGAGCTTCATTTGAGCAGATACGATGGCCTCGACATCTTTCGGATATTGGGAGAATTCGCTCACTCTCATCGGCAGGCCAAACGCGCTACTGACCCCGTCCACAGCGGCTGTGAACATGTCGCGAATTTGAGAAGGAGCCAGCGCCGCCTTTGCGGTGAAGTCCAAATCCTCCGAATACCGCCAATGTGGATAATAGCACTTTTTGAGCGCGGTGCCACCTTTGAATACCAGGTGCGTCCGAAACTCCGGAATGGCCGCGAGTGACATGAGGGTCTTGGACAAGACGTAGTCCTTTTCGATCACCCCAGGGTGAATCGATTTGTTGGCGGCGATGGTGCGGATGGTGTCGGCGCTGATCATATGCTAATGCTGTATCCATTCGGTCAGGTTGGTCTGCTTCACGTTGACGCGGAGTCGCCAATCGGCATTGAGCGTATGCTTGGCGCCCTTCCCATGGGGATCCAAATCGACGTAGCCGTAGGTGAGGCGTTTCTGCAAGCCTAACCTGACGCGCGAGTCGAGGATGCCCAGGGTTTCCAACAAGAAGCCAAGGCGTTTGACGATGGCGGAGTTCCCCATCCGGTCGATATAGCCGAGCATCTGGTCGAAATTGAAATCCGTTCGTCCGTTCCACAGTCCCTTGGCCACTTCGACGATTTCACCGGCGTACCGTGGCTGGTCCAGACAGTCGACGATGGTCTTTTCTTTGTCAGCTATGCTGACTTTCTGATCTCCGAGCCACTGTTCATTGAAGCCGAAGAATCGTTCGGGTTTCAGCTTGACGAACCTGAACGCGGTTCCGGCGACGTGCACCGGCCGTTTCAATTTGGTGGTGGCGATGAAGACGGTTCGTGACGGC
The sequence above is drawn from the Candidatus Zixiibacteriota bacterium genome and encodes:
- a CDS encoding nucleotidyl transferase AbiEii/AbiGii toxin family protein, translating into MISADTIRTIAANKSIHPGVIEKDYVLSKTLMSLAAIPEFRTHLVFKGGTALKKCYYPHWRYSEDLDFTAKAALAPSQIRDMFTAAVDGVSSAFGLPMRVSEFSQYPKDVEAIVSAQMKLSYDGPLRQSSGQKNNIRVDIALNEEIVLPTPNLNVVQEYADDIPASLPTYALEEVVAEKLRSILQRGKSRDYYDVWILLKEYGKDFDHQRTKDVFLKKCHSKDIPEPKVEDFFNTEQLAEAERFWERGLAHQLTVLPAFDTVLKELKSLIIAIAGETTN